A stretch of Triticum aestivum cultivar Chinese Spring chromosome 1D, IWGSC CS RefSeq v2.1, whole genome shotgun sequence DNA encodes these proteins:
- the LOC123180939 gene encoding ABC transporter G family member 25 isoform X2: MMCSKAEIELYLSSLGSKSIVRISRNCNQFSWAPGCQSGWACSAPDANSLTNNSFENPVPSRSENCRPCCPGFFCPRGLTCMMPCPLGAYCPLGTLNKTTNLCDPYSYQITPGSNQTCGSADSWADVITTNDVFCPPGHHCPTTTQKFNCSKGSYCRKGSTGENKCGWKSRCKGNSEKENITLFGGILIVVLIVILLLVYNCSDQFIAVRAKISSKSRKKAAKIAQESATARKRWKLAKELVLRHEVEMYESSDAPEELATSSDGILHADKGNGKRSKSRRKLNVRTERFRRAYSQIDKERALQLDKDKLTLSGIVSRAAENRPQRPMLEVAFKGLTLSIGKKKLLQCVTGKLSPGRITAIMGPSGAGKTTFLNAVLGKTSGYKKDGLVLVNGKSGSMQSYKKIIGFVPQDDIVHGNLTVEENLWFSGCCRLSKSMSKADKVLILERVIGSLGLQEIRNSLVGTVEKRGISGGQRKRVNVGIEMVMEPSLLILDEPTTGLDSASSQQLLRALRYEASQGVNVCAVIHQPSYTLFNMFDDFVLLARGGLIAYHGPISEVENYFSGLGIKVPDRENPPDYYIDILEGIAKTKMRGHATPKHLPLLWILHNGYEVPEDMQKDLEEINMMHELYTVGSITRELSSVEQTKSKDSVHQNVSQRNDLLNRKTPGVLAQYRYYLGRVAKQRLREATQQAVDYLILCIAGICIGTITKVNDDTLGAASYGYTIIAVSLLCQLAALRSFSPERLQYWRERESGMSSVAYFLARDTIDHFNTVVKPIVFLSTFYFFNNPRSTLRDNYLVLLALVYCVTGIGYTLAIWFELGLAQLCSALLPVVLVLVGTDPKFPQFIKQFCYPKWTLEAFIVAGAKNYSGVWLITRCGALLKGGYDINYFALCIAIMMLNGVLFRFVALLSLLKLR; encoded by the exons ATGATGTGCAGCAAAGCTGAAATAGAGTTATATCTCAGCAGCTTGGGAAGCAAGAGCATTGTGAGGATTAGTAGGAATTGCAATCAGTTCTCATGGGCACCTGGGTGCCAATCTGGCTGGGCTTGCTCAGCCCCGGACGCCAACTCATTGACAAACAACTCATTTGAAAACCCGGTTCCGTCCAGATCAGAGAATTGCAGGCCATGTTGTCCAGGTTTCTTCTGCCCTCGTGGACTGACTTGCATGATGC CTTGTCCTTTGGGTGCTTATTGTCCTCTTGGGACACTGAATAAAACTACCAACCTTTGTGACCC GTATTCTTACCAAATAACTCCCGGATCAAACCAGACATGCGGCAGTGCAGATTCTTGGGCTGATGTGATTACTACCAATGATGTCTTCTGCCCTCCAGGGCACCATTGCCCAACCACTACCCAAAAATTTAACTGCAGCAAGGG GTCCTATTGCAGGAAAGGTTCCACTGGTGAAAATA AGTGTGGATGGAAAAGCAGGTGTAAGGGGAATTCAGAAAAAGAAAATATCACTTTGTTTGGTGGCATACTGATT GTTGTCTTAATTGTCATTTTACTACTGGTGTACAATTGCTCTGATCAATTCATTGCAGTTCGAGCTAAAATTTCATCGAAGTCTCGTAAAAAGGCAGCAAAGATTGCGCAAGAATCGGCAACAGCACGGAAAAGATGGAAATTAGCAAAAGAACTTGTACTAAGGCATGAGGTGGAAATGTACGAGTCCTCTGATGCACCTGAGGAATTAGCTACATCATCTGATGGGATACTACATGCTGATAAAGGTAATGGTAAGAGATCAAAAAGTCGCAGAAAGCTAAATGTTCGCACTGAAAGGTTCAGACGTGCATATAGTCAGATTGACAAGGAAAGAGCTCTGCAGCTAGACAAAGATAAATTAACACTGTCTGGAATAGTGTCTCGAGCTGCTGAAAACAGACCGCAGAGGCCAATGCTTGAGGTGGCCTTCAAAGGTCTGACATTATCCATTGGGAAAAAGAAACTTCTACAATGCGTTACTGGGAAACTTTCACCAGGTAGGATAACGGCTATTATGGGTCCTTCTGGAGCAGGAAAGACCACATTTCTCAACGCTGTGTTAGGTAAAACATCAGGCTATAAGAAGGATGGATTGGTCCTTGTAAATGGAAAATCCGGATCGATGCAGTCATATAAGAAGATAATTGGTTTTGTTCCACAAGATGACATCGTACATGGAAACCTGACGGTTGAGGAAAATCTGTGGTTTAGTGGATGCTGCAG GTTAAGCAAAAGCATGTCAAAAGCTGATAAGGTTCTCATTCTTGAACGGGTTATAGGGTCACTAGGGCTCCAAGAAATCAGAAATTCCCTTGTTGGGACAGTGGAAAAGCGGGGTATTTCTGGCGGACAAAGGAAGCGTGTGAATGTTGGGATTGAAATGGTTATGGAACCATCTCTTCTGATATTAGACGAGCCAACAACAGGCTTAGATAGTGCTTCCTCTCAACAACTTCTAAGAGCTCTTCGTTATGAAGCATCCCAAGGCGTCAATGTTTGTGCAGTGATTCACCAACCAAG CTATACTTTGTTCAATATGTTTGATGACTTTGTTCTTCTGGCAAGAGGCGGCCTTATTGCTTACCATGGGCCTATAAGTGAAGTTGAAAATTATTTCTCAGGCCTGGGGATCAAGGTTCCTGACCGTGAGAATCCTCCAGACTATTATATTGACATCTTAGAGGGAATAGCCAAGACAAAAATGAGGGGACATGCCACTCCTAAACATTTGCCACTTCTTTGGATTCTGCATAATGGATATGAAGTTCCAGAAGATATGCAGAAGGACCTTGAGGAGATCAATATGATGCACGAGTTATATACTGTAGGGTCCATTACTAGAGAACTATCTTCTGTAGAACAGACAAAGAGTAAAGATTCTGTGCACCAAAATGTCAGCCAAAGAAATGATTTACTGAATAGGAAAACACCCGGTGTACTTGCACAATACAGATACTATTTAGGGAG GGTAGCTAAGCAACGTCTACGTGAAGCTACGCAACAGGCTGTTGATTACCTGATATTGTGTATTGCTGGCATATGCATTGGAACCATCACAAAAGTAAACGATGATACACTCGGTGCAGCTTCTTATGGGTATACCATAATTGCAGTCT CACTGTTGTGCCAGCTTGCAGCACTGCGATCATTTTCACCAGAAAGATTGCAATACTGGAGAGAGAGAGAATCTGGCATGAGCTCTGTAGCTTACTTCCTTGCAAGAGACACTATTGATCATTTCAACACCGTGGTTAAACCAATTGTCTTCCTCTCAACATTTTATTTCTTCAACAATCCACGGTCTACACTTCGAGATAATTATTTGGTCTTGCTTGCGTTAGTTTACTGTGTAACTGGCATAGGTTATACTCTTGCAATTTGGTTTGAGCTGGGGTTAGCTCAGTTG TGTTCTGCATTGCTACCTGTGGTACTGGTCCTGGTGGGCACTGACCCAAAATTTCCACAATTTATTAAACAATTCTGCTATCCCAAGTGGACGCTAGAAGCTTTCATTGTTGCTGGAGCAAAAAA TTATTCTGGTGTATGGCTGATTACTCGATGTGGAGCACTGCTAAAAGGTGGTTATGATATCAATTATTTTGCTCTCTGCATCGCCATTATGATGCTTAATGGTGTACTCTTCCGGTTTGTTGCTCTACTTAGTCTGTTGAAGCTAAGATAG
- the LOC123167222 gene encoding chitinase 2-like codes for MGSTKLIAMAATLLPAFLALHLHAPAAMATAAGSSNSNLFRDYIGALYNGVRFADVPVDPRARFDFILAFVIDYTTATEPPSPTNGRFNVFWQDTVLTPDAVAEVKRRNPNVRVAVSLGGATVNGRPVFFNVTSSVDSWVRNAVDSLTGIIWRYGLDGIDIDYEQFQVDPATFAECAGRLVAALKSSGVIRFASIAPYGNADVQRYYRTLWAAHGAAIDYVNFQFYAYGASTTAAKYVSLFDEQIANYPGANILASFTTAATNTSVPVDTALSACRTLQGQGKLYGIFVWAADHSRNQGFKYETESQALLTDATTY; via the coding sequence ATGGGCTCCACAAAGCTCATTGCCATGGCAGCGACTCTTCTACCCGCTTTCCTCGCCCTCCATCTACACGCCCCAGCAGCAATGGCCACCGCGGCAGGAAGCTCCAACTCCAACCTCTTCCGCGACTACATCGGCGCCCTCTACAACGGCGTCAGGTTCGCCGACGTGCCGGTCGACCCGCGCGCCCGGTTCGACTTCATCCTCGCTTTCGTCATCGACTACACCACCGCGACGGAGCCCCCGTCCCCGACCAACGGCCGGTTCAACGTCTTCTGGCAGGACACGGTGCTCACCCCTGACGCGGTCGCCGAGGTCAAGCGGCGGAACCCCAACGTGCGCGTGGCCGTCAGCCTCGGCGGCGCCACGGTCAACGGCAGGCCCGTGTTCTTCAACGTCACCTCCAGCGTCGACTCCTGGGTCCGCAACGCCGTCGACTCGCTCACCGGCATCATTTGGCGGTACGGCCTGGACGGCATCGACATCGACTACGAGCAGTTCCAGGTGGACCCGGCCACCTTCGCCGAGTGCGCCGGCCGTCTCGTGGCGGCGCTCAAGAGCAGCGGCGTCATCAGGTTCGCGTCCATCGCGCCGTACGGCAACGCCGACGTGCAGCGCTACTACCGGACGCTGTGGGCGGCGCACGGGGCCGCCATAGACTACGTCAACTTCCAGTTCTACGCCTACGGCGCTAGCACCACCGCGGCGAAGTACGTCAGCCTCTTCGACGAGCAGATCGCCAACTACCCTGGAGCCAACATCCTGGCCAGCTTCACCACGGCGGCGACGAACACCTCGGTGCCGGTGGACACTGCGCTTAGTGCTTGCCGGACTCTGCAGGGGCAGGGCAAGCTCTACGGCATCTTTGTCTGGGCTGCAGACCATTCCAGGAATCAAGGATTCAAGTATGAGACAGAGTCGCAGGCCCTGTTGACTGATGCCACCACTTACTAG